A genomic stretch from Ignavibacteriales bacterium includes:
- a CDS encoding DUF481 domain-containing protein, which produces MKTLTAFLFVLLFASTSFSQVVNIEARRLRTEKDGWAGEASADFFILKEVSTVYAIEGKAQIQFKKDKSLFLFLSDLGFIKADDKDFQNSGFQHIRYNYKLTDTFLRWEVFTQAQFNKVRDIKLRLLAGTGPRFKLYDTDKMRFYIGTLYMYEYEERQSEPIIERENRISSYFSYTFNIGKLLLFGTVYYQPEVTQLDDYRLVNQTDLEFKIFDEFKFVIKYRLLYDTFPPPSVPNTSYSFSNGFKLVL; this is translated from the coding sequence TTGAAAACACTTACGGCTTTTCTGTTCGTACTACTCTTTGCTTCAACTTCATTCTCACAGGTTGTTAATATAGAGGCGCGCCGACTCCGTACCGAAAAGGACGGATGGGCGGGTGAAGCCAGCGCAGACTTCTTCATCCTAAAAGAGGTTAGCACCGTTTACGCGATTGAGGGTAAAGCCCAGATTCAGTTTAAAAAAGATAAAAGCCTCTTCCTTTTTCTTTCGGATTTGGGTTTCATTAAAGCAGATGACAAGGATTTCCAGAACAGCGGCTTTCAGCATATCAGGTATAACTATAAACTCACCGATACATTTCTGAGATGGGAAGTCTTCACTCAGGCTCAGTTTAATAAAGTAAGGGATATAAAGCTCCGCCTCCTTGCCGGCACAGGACCAAGATTTAAATTATATGATACGGATAAGATGAGATTTTACATCGGGACGCTGTACATGTACGAATACGAGGAAAGACAATCCGAACCTATCATAGAACGTGAAAACAGGATAAGCAGTTATTTTTCATACACATTTAATATTGGCAAGCTCCTGCTTTTTGGTACAGTATATTATCAGCCTGAGGTCACCCAGCTCGATGACTACCGTCTGGTAAATCAAACCGATCTGGAATTCAAAATATTCGATGAATTCAAATTTGTGATAAAGTACAGGCTTCTTTATGATACTTTCCCTCCTCCCTCCGTGCCAAATACTTCTTATTCCTTCTCTAATGGATTTAAGCTTGTGCTCTAA
- a CDS encoding META domain-containing protein yields MKTLSLLIPAIALTLLLAGCSSSGNSYIGKEYELNKVWVLQNLAGKTADNSNFPNGLPWMELKVNSTTMSGSTGCNTMGGPVYATSDKIYFGNIISTRMYCEGVNEQGFFNALQNARTWTIENDRLFLYDAPGGIVLAVFKEGEVPKTEPQN; encoded by the coding sequence ATGAAAACACTGAGCCTGTTAATACCGGCTATTGCGCTTACTCTGCTTCTTGCCGGGTGCTCATCCTCCGGTAACTCCTACATCGGTAAAGAATATGAACTAAACAAGGTCTGGGTTCTCCAAAACCTCGCCGGAAAAACCGCCGATAACTCTAACTTCCCTAACGGTCTCCCATGGATGGAGCTAAAGGTCAACTCTACTACTATGAGCGGAAGCACCGGTTGTAACACTATGGGCGGACCGGTCTATGCTACAAGCGACAAGATATACTTCGGCAATATAATTTCCACACGGATGTACTGTGAAGGTGTCAATGAGCAAGGATTCTTCAATGCTTTGCAAAATGCCCGCACATGGACAATAGAAAATGACCGCCTTTTCCTCTATGACGCGCCCGGAGGTATTGTCCTCGCCGTATTCAAAGAAGGCGAAGTCCCAAAGACTGAACCGCAAAATTAA
- a CDS encoding tetratricopeptide repeat protein, with amino-acid sequence MRKLAYLFLFIFACTSAFAQVNDPEAKKLFEQGINEHDNGNYDKAISLYEQALEIEPGNEVIIYEMGYTYSALKNYQKVVSLISAQIEKGVKNPDMYVLLGNVYDEMNDPYKSIETYKAGLEKFPNSGVMYYNYGITLAKQKEMEKALEKFEKGIAVDPAYPSNFYMAAKLLDGSSQSIWSVLYGEIYLNLIPDNARAEELSKMIYDFYASRIQKTDDGYTVSINPFNSLGDKDKVNLQGRYEMYSLLGVTALQEYGLNLDGFAHLRDVIAKLWTEKNEPQYQNILFDRQKQLMDMNKDYLTCYNYLILAYADPDRFSAWYDKNKSTFDAFAEWMADHPLKFTAGSKYYRQQYE; translated from the coding sequence ATGAGAAAACTAGCTTACCTCTTTTTATTTATATTCGCTTGCACATCTGCATTCGCGCAGGTCAATGACCCCGAAGCAAAGAAGCTGTTCGAACAGGGTATAAACGAACACGACAACGGTAATTACGACAAAGCCATCTCCCTCTATGAGCAGGCGCTCGAGATTGAACCCGGTAACGAGGTAATTATTTATGAGATGGGTTACACATACAGCGCCCTCAAAAATTACCAGAAGGTCGTCTCCCTTATTTCTGCGCAGATAGAAAAGGGCGTTAAGAATCCCGACATGTACGTGCTCCTCGGAAATGTTTACGATGAAATGAATGACCCATACAAATCGATTGAAACCTACAAAGCCGGGCTCGAAAAATTCCCAAACTCCGGCGTAATGTATTATAACTACGGCATCACCCTCGCGAAGCAAAAGGAGATGGAAAAAGCGCTGGAGAAATTCGAAAAAGGTATCGCTGTAGATCCCGCTTATCCCAGTAATTTTTACATGGCAGCAAAGCTCCTCGACGGTTCTAGCCAATCCATTTGGTCTGTACTGTACGGGGAGATTTACCTAAACCTGATTCCCGATAATGCCCGCGCCGAGGAGCTGAGCAAAATGATCTATGACTTCTACGCATCCCGTATTCAAAAGACCGACGACGGGTATACCGTCTCTATAAATCCATTCAACTCACTTGGTGACAAAGACAAGGTAAACTTACAGGGAAGATATGAAATGTACAGCCTCCTCGGTGTAACTGCATTGCAGGAATACGGATTAAATCTAGACGGCTTCGCTCACCTCCGCGATGTCATTGCAAAACTCTGGACTGAAAAAAATGAACCCCAATACCAGAACATCCTCTTCGACAGGCAGAAGCAGCTGATGGATATGAACAAAGACTACCTCACGTGTTATAACTACCTCATACTCGCGTACGCCGATCCGGACAGGTTCTCCGCCTGGTACGATAAAAACAAATCCACGTTCGATGCCTTCGCTGAATGGATGGCAGATCACCCGCTCAAATTCACTGCCGGCTCTAAATACTACCGCCAACAGTACGAGTAA
- a CDS encoding T9SS type A sorting domain-containing protein, whose product MKRIILAVILLISADSYSQDPDPKLIGYWQNWQDPASPYIPLPNIDTSYNIIPVAFAVPAPGSTYNMTFTPDVGTVQQFINDVQSMQSLGKKILISVGGATANIELNDTNQRNIFISSMLSIINTYGFDGMDIDIEGGSLSVTGGTITNPVDARIIHLIYAVKKIMQEYYSLHGRRLILGFAPETAYVQGGMSSYGGIWGAYLPVLHALRDSIAYLHVQLYNSGSMFGIDGHVYTQGTADFILSQTEALLQGFNTQGGFFAPFQPQQVIVGLPACSSASGGGYINPDTVRSAIKYLLGTGPKPANYTAVGTYPGLKGMMDWSVNWDAQVNCHPLYEYARNFDRIFRGTTGINNNTTGTSRFTFSFHPNPLHTGGILNFENPEGLRSVKIYDVLGRQVLSFSGNDLLTGQVRINIPSGTYFLTALTLRGETFSNRMIVIK is encoded by the coding sequence ATGAAAAGAATCATACTCGCAGTTATTCTGCTCATCTCCGCAGACTCCTACTCGCAAGATCCAGACCCGAAGCTCATCGGCTACTGGCAGAATTGGCAGGACCCCGCGTCACCCTATATCCCTCTCCCGAATATCGACACCAGCTATAATATCATTCCCGTAGCCTTCGCGGTACCCGCTCCCGGCTCTACTTATAATATGACATTCACACCCGACGTGGGAACGGTTCAGCAGTTCATAAACGATGTGCAGTCCATGCAGTCCCTCGGAAAAAAAATTCTCATCTCCGTCGGCGGCGCCACTGCAAATATCGAACTCAACGACACTAACCAGAGGAACATATTCATCTCGTCCATGCTCTCGATCATAAACACATACGGCTTCGACGGAATGGACATCGATATAGAAGGCGGGTCGCTCTCCGTCACGGGCGGTACTATTACTAACCCCGTCGATGCGCGCATCATCCATCTCATCTACGCCGTCAAAAAAATAATGCAGGAATATTACTCTCTGCACGGGCGCAGGCTTATACTCGGCTTCGCTCCCGAGACTGCTTACGTGCAGGGCGGTATGTCATCTTACGGAGGAATATGGGGCGCGTATCTCCCTGTCCTTCACGCGCTCAGGGACTCCATCGCTTACCTTCACGTCCAGCTGTATAATAGCGGGTCCATGTTCGGTATAGATGGTCATGTGTACACGCAGGGTACGGCGGACTTTATTTTGTCGCAGACCGAGGCGCTTTTGCAGGGGTTCAATACGCAGGGAGGTTTCTTCGCGCCCTTCCAGCCTCAGCAGGTTATTGTCGGACTGCCCGCATGCTCCTCTGCTTCCGGCGGCGGCTACATAAATCCCGATACCGTGCGTTCTGCTATAAAATATCTCCTCGGAACCGGACCGAAACCCGCCAACTACACGGCTGTCGGAACTTACCCCGGGCTCAAAGGAATGATGGACTGGTCTGTTAACTGGGACGCGCAGGTCAATTGCCATCCCCTATATGAATACGCGCGGAATTTCGACCGGATCTTCCGCGGTACCACGGGCATTAACAATAACACAACCGGCACTTCACGTTTCACGTTCAGCTTTCATCCCAACCCCCTTCATACGGGAGGCATACTCAACTTCGAAAATCCCGAAGGACTCCGCTCCGTTAAAATTTATGATGTACTCGGCAGACAGGTGCTCAGCTTCTCCGGGAACGACCTCCTCACAGGGCAGGTGCGCATCAATATTCCATCCGGAACATACTTCCTCACGGCTCTCACTCTCCGCGGTGAGACCTTCAGCAATAGAATGATCGTAATAAAATAA
- a CDS encoding VOC family protein, giving the protein MDNNYKVPAGTRIGHVHLKVADLQRALDFYIGLLGFELTTTYGHEAAFISAGGYHHHIGLNTWLSKGAPPAPARSAGLFHTAILYPTRKDLAVVVKRLIDAGYPLSGASDHGVSEAIYLNDPDRNGVELYWDRPKEEWPHQADGSIDMYTHPLDINSLLSELEK; this is encoded by the coding sequence ATGGACAATAATTACAAAGTTCCGGCCGGTACTCGCATCGGGCATGTCCATCTCAAGGTTGCGGATTTGCAGAGGGCGCTGGATTTTTATATTGGTCTGCTGGGGTTCGAGCTGACGACGACGTACGGGCATGAGGCGGCTTTTATTTCGGCGGGAGGGTATCATCACCACATCGGCCTGAACACATGGCTAAGCAAGGGCGCTCCACCGGCTCCGGCGCGAAGCGCGGGCTTATTTCATACCGCAATACTTTATCCGACACGTAAGGACCTGGCTGTCGTCGTTAAGAGGCTGATAGACGCGGGGTATCCGCTGAGCGGGGCTTCCGATCACGGTGTCTCGGAGGCGATATATCTGAATGATCCGGACCGCAACGGCGTCGAGCTTTATTGGGACCGCCCCAAGGAGGAGTGGCCTCATCAAGCAGACGGTTCGATAGATATGTACACACACCCGCTGGATATTAACAGCCTGCTTAGCGAGTTGGAGAAGTGA